From a region of the Teredinibacter turnerae genome:
- a CDS encoding bifunctional prephenate dehydrogenase/3-phosphoshikimate 1-carboxyvinyltransferase, whose translation MTQFNKVVIVGLGLIGGSLAAGLRKRAVCREVIGVARRPETCVKAREMGVVDSAYCSLGDVLEQLQSGDIIFIAVPTLTLREVFKALKGRLAEGVIVTDGASVKGSVERDVREIFGEFPPAVVLGHPIAGSEKSGVEAAESELYVDHRVILTPVAENDPAAVQAVAKLWHAVGAEVLEMPVEEHDMVLGCTSHLPHVIAFSLVDTLAHDSKNENIFRYAAGGFRDFTRIASSDAIMWRDIMLANKASVLEAIDLFSDNLSRLRDIISREDAVEMTGVFTRAKSARDRFTNMLEHKAYLRNMQNSEHKNVVYSVAPGGSVTGTIRVPGDKSISHRSIMLGSLAEGVTHIEGFLEGEDALATLQAFRDMGVVIEGPENGAVTVHGVGLHGLKQPSGPLYVGNSGTSMRLLSGILAGQAFTSELTGDESLSKRPMNRVANPLREMGATVETGEEGRPPVRVSGGSALRAIDYVMPMASAQVKSCVLLAGLYADGETQVTEPAPTRDHTERMLRGFGYQVNRNGSTISLRSGGKLTAADIDIPADISSATFFMVAAAIAPGSDITLTHVGINPTRIGVINILREMGANLTLQNEREVGGEPVADIRVQYAPLKGIAIPEDQVPLAIDEFPALLVAAACAEGETVLTGAEELRVKETDRIQAMADGLQALGIECYPTPDGIRVIGGTLSGGAVESFHDHRIAMSFTVAALRASGPITVNNCANVATSFPNFVTLAKTVGISLEVNHS comes from the coding sequence ATGACACAATTCAACAAGGTGGTCATTGTCGGCCTCGGGCTGATTGGTGGGAGTCTGGCTGCGGGTTTGCGCAAACGCGCAGTTTGCAGAGAAGTTATCGGCGTTGCACGGCGCCCGGAAACCTGTGTTAAAGCACGGGAAATGGGGGTAGTGGATTCGGCCTACTGCAGCCTGGGCGATGTGCTGGAACAGCTTCAGTCAGGCGATATTATTTTTATTGCCGTGCCTACCCTCACCTTGCGCGAGGTATTCAAAGCGCTTAAAGGGCGTTTGGCCGAGGGTGTGATTGTTACCGATGGGGCCAGCGTAAAAGGGAGCGTGGAGCGCGATGTGCGGGAGATCTTCGGTGAATTTCCACCGGCTGTCGTGCTGGGGCACCCCATTGCCGGCTCAGAGAAAAGTGGCGTAGAAGCGGCCGAGAGTGAATTATATGTGGATCACCGGGTGATTCTCACACCGGTGGCTGAGAACGACCCTGCTGCCGTGCAAGCGGTGGCGAAACTGTGGCATGCCGTAGGTGCGGAAGTCTTGGAAATGCCGGTGGAAGAACATGACATGGTGCTGGGCTGCACCAGCCATTTGCCGCATGTCATCGCGTTTTCACTGGTCGATACACTCGCTCACGACAGCAAGAATGAGAATATTTTTCGCTATGCGGCCGGCGGCTTTCGCGATTTCACACGAATTGCATCCAGTGATGCCATTATGTGGCGCGACATTATGCTGGCGAATAAGGCGAGTGTACTGGAAGCTATCGACTTGTTTTCCGATAATCTTTCGCGCCTGCGGGACATCATCAGCCGCGAAGATGCAGTAGAAATGACCGGCGTCTTCACCCGGGCGAAGTCCGCCCGAGACCGATTCACCAACATGCTTGAGCACAAAGCTTACTTACGAAATATGCAAAATTCAGAACATAAAAATGTGGTTTACTCAGTGGCGCCAGGCGGTTCCGTAACCGGCACTATTCGTGTTCCCGGCGATAAATCTATTTCGCATCGCTCGATTATGCTCGGTTCGCTGGCGGAAGGCGTAACCCATATTGAGGGTTTTCTGGAGGGTGAAGATGCACTTGCGACCTTGCAGGCATTTCGCGATATGGGTGTGGTTATCGAAGGCCCGGAAAACGGCGCGGTGACGGTGCATGGCGTAGGTTTGCACGGCTTGAAGCAGCCTTCCGGCCCCTTGTATGTCGGCAACTCCGGAACGTCCATGCGATTGCTCTCCGGCATTCTTGCCGGGCAGGCATTCACCAGCGAACTGACTGGCGATGAATCGTTGAGCAAGCGCCCGATGAACCGGGTAGCGAACCCGTTGCGTGAGATGGGCGCGACAGTGGAAACCGGCGAAGAAGGGCGGCCACCGGTAAGAGTGAGCGGTGGCAGTGCGTTGCGCGCGATTGACTATGTTATGCCGATGGCCAGTGCGCAGGTTAAATCCTGTGTGCTGCTCGCAGGACTCTACGCTGATGGGGAAACGCAAGTCACAGAACCAGCGCCAACGCGCGACCACACCGAACGTATGCTGCGTGGCTTCGGGTATCAGGTGAACCGTAACGGCAGCACTATTTCTTTGCGGTCGGGAGGCAAACTTACCGCCGCCGATATTGATATCCCTGCGGATATTTCTTCCGCGACGTTTTTCATGGTGGCAGCAGCCATCGCGCCGGGCTCGGATATTACACTGACCCATGTTGGCATTAATCCGACGCGCATTGGTGTAATTAATATTTTGCGGGAAATGGGTGCGAACCTGACATTGCAAAATGAGCGTGAAGTCGGAGGTGAACCTGTCGCCGATATTCGGGTGCAGTATGCTCCGCTCAAAGGTATTGCGATTCCGGAAGACCAGGTGCCTTTGGCGATTGATGAATTCCCCGCGCTCCTGGTTGCGGCTGCCTGCGCCGAAGGCGAAACAGTTTTGACCGGCGCGGAAGAGCTGCGCGTAAAAGAAACAGATCGTATTCAGGCGATGGCCGATGGTTTGCAAGCATTGGGTATTGAATGTTACCCAACGCCGGACGGTATTCGGGTTATTGGCGGTACGCTGAGCGGCGGTGCCGTGGAAAGTTTTCACGACCACCGCATTGCAATGTCTTTTACCGTTGCCGCGTTGCGCGCATCTGGCCCAATTACGGTAAATAACTGTGCAAATGTGGCGACTTCATTCCCGAACTTTGTCACCTTGGCAAAAACCGTGGGCATAAGCTTAGAAGTAAATCATTCTTAA
- the pheA gene encoding prephenate dehydratase, giving the protein MKDSDSDNPAGQDSEREALSQLRVKIDSIDEQIGELINARARCAQEVAEIKKRHSADGEISTFYRPEREAQVLRRAMERNTGPLDNEEFARLFREIMSACLALEAPVKVAYLGPEGTFTQQAAIKHFGHSAHTVSLSAIDEVFREVASGAAHFGVVPVENSTEGVVTHTLDNFLGSSVKICGEVVLRIHHNFLVSDITRVDSISRVYSHAQSLSQCRKWLDAHYPRAERVAVSSNAEAAKRVKGEWNAAAIAGKMAAELYDLNLHAESIEDQPDNSTRFLIIGADEVEASGDDKTSIVVSTRNEPGALHGLLEPFHRHNVDLTRVETRPSLTGTWNYVFFIDFSGHVSDSTIQAALSEVSSRVADLKILGSYPKGVL; this is encoded by the coding sequence GTGAAGGATTCAGATTCTGACAACCCGGCCGGACAAGACAGTGAGCGCGAGGCGCTGTCCCAGTTGCGGGTAAAAATCGATTCCATCGATGAACAGATTGGCGAGCTGATTAACGCTCGTGCCCGCTGCGCGCAGGAAGTCGCGGAAATAAAAAAACGCCACTCGGCAGACGGTGAAATATCCACGTTTTACCGCCCTGAGCGAGAGGCGCAGGTGCTGCGCCGCGCAATGGAGCGCAACACAGGCCCGTTGGACAACGAAGAGTTCGCGCGTCTGTTCAGAGAGATCATGTCCGCGTGTCTGGCCCTCGAAGCGCCGGTAAAAGTGGCCTATCTCGGCCCTGAAGGCACTTTTACACAACAGGCAGCGATTAAGCATTTCGGTCACTCTGCACACACGGTTTCGCTGAGCGCAATCGACGAGGTGTTCCGCGAAGTGGCTTCAGGCGCAGCCCATTTTGGTGTGGTGCCGGTAGAAAACTCCACCGAAGGCGTGGTGACTCACACGCTCGACAACTTTCTTGGCAGTAGCGTAAAAATCTGCGGCGAAGTCGTATTGCGTATTCACCACAACTTTTTGGTTTCCGATATCACGAGAGTCGACAGCATTTCCCGCGTGTATTCCCATGCGCAATCGCTGTCGCAATGCCGAAAATGGCTGGATGCCCATTATCCGCGCGCGGAGCGGGTGGCTGTGAGCAGCAATGCCGAGGCGGCCAAGCGGGTCAAAGGTGAATGGAACGCTGCTGCTATCGCTGGCAAAATGGCGGCCGAGTTATACGATTTAAATTTGCATGCCGAAAGTATCGAAGACCAGCCGGACAATTCGACCCGTTTTCTGATTATCGGTGCGGACGAAGTGGAAGCCAGCGGCGACGACAAAACCTCGATCGTTGTGTCTACTCGCAATGAGCCCGGTGCGTTGCACGGCTTGCTCGAGCCTTTCCACCGTCACAACGTCGACTTAACTCGCGTGGAAACACGTCCATCCCTGACCGGGACCTGGAATTACGTGTTTTTTATCGATTTCTCCGGTCACGTGAGTGACAGCACTATTCAGGCGGCGCTCAGTGAGGTGTCCAGTCGGGTCGCAGACCTGAAGATCCTGGGCTCCTATCCAAAAGGGGTATTGTAG